In one window of Camelus bactrianus isolate YW-2024 breed Bactrian camel chromosome 13, ASM4877302v1, whole genome shotgun sequence DNA:
- the FPGT gene encoding fucose-1-phosphate guanylyltransferase isoform X2, which produces MRAALDGGVPGSLPRFRREWAMAATSTPPSVCLREATQRKLQRFSELRGKPVAAGEFWDIVAITAADEKQELAYKQQLSEKLEKKELPLGVQYHVFVDPTGAKIGNGGSTLCALRHLEKLYGDEWNSFTILLIHSASFQQYQNALITNPVSFKVYWIQDVLWHLARLWSTPGWGLMFQLGKIALLVVLIS; this is translated from the exons ATGCGTGCAGCGCTGGACGGCGGGGTACCTGGGAGTCTTCCGCGGTTCCGGAGAGAGTGGGCTATGGCAGCCACGAGTACCCCTCCAAGCGTATGTCTGAGAGAAGCCACCCAGCGAAAGTTGCAGAGGTTTTCAGAGCTGAGAG GCAAACCTGTGGCAGCTGGAGAATTCTGGGATATTGTTGCAATAACAGCAGCTGATGAAAAACAGGAACTTGCTTATAAGCAACAACTGtcagaaaagctggaaaaaaaggaGTTACCTCTTGGAGTTCAATATCATGTTTTTGTTGATCCTACTGGAGCCAAAATTG gaaatggaGGATCAACACTTTGTGCCCTTCGACATTTGGAAAAGCTATATGGAGATGAATGGAATTCTTTTACCATCCTCTTAATTCACTCTG CATCTTTCCAGCAATACCAGAATGCTCTAATAACAAATCCTGTATCATTCAAAGTATACTGGATTCAAGATGTTCTGTGGCACCTGGCTCGGTTGTGGAGTACTCCAGGTTGGGGCCTGATGTTTCAGTTGGGGAAAATTGCATTATTAGTGGTTCTTATATCATAA